One Gordonia pseudamarae genomic window, TCGCGTTCGGAGGGCTCGTCAGTGTCCCAGTTGATGACGGTGACGCCGGGGACATTGACGACGGCTTCCCGACCCAAGGTGATGACCTTGTCGACGCGGGCGAGCAAGATAGGGTCGATTCCGACCGGGCTATGGCCGGTGATGTCGACGCCGACTTCCGCGAGTGCCTGTGCGGAGAGGGGGTTGACGGAGGTGCCGGGGCGCGTGCCAGCGGAGTGAACCTCGATCGCGTCGCCTGCGGCCTGGCGCAGGAGTCCTTCGGCCATTACGGATTTGCCGCCGTTTTTGACGCAGACGAACAACACGGACGGTGTCATGGCAGGTTCCTTTCGGTGGGTCGAGAAGCGTTGGGGGTCAAGCGGTCTCGGAGGGCGAGGGAGACGTAGACCAATGCGACTAGGACGGGGACTTCGATGAGTGGCCCGACGACGCCGGCCAAGGCTTGGCCGGAGGTGGCGCCGTAGGTGCCGATCGCGACGGCGATCGCCAGCTCGAAGTTGTTGCCTGCTGCGGTGAACGCGAGGGTGGTGGTGCGCTCGTAGCCCAGGTGCAGGATCATGCCGAGGAGGTATCCGCCGCCCCACATGATCGCGAAGTACGCCAGCAGTGGCAGCGCGATGCGGGCGACGCCACCGGGGCGGGAGGTGATCTGGTCGCCCTGCAGGCTGAACAGCAGCACGATCGTGAACAGCAGCCCGTAGAGGGCCCACGGTCCGACCCGAGGAAGGAAAGTCTCCTCGTACCAGCCGCGGCCGCGTCGGCGTTCCCCGATTCGGCGGCTCAGGTATCCGAGGAGCAGAGGGATGCCGAGAAATATCAACACCGATTTCGCGATCTGCCACGGCGAGGCGTCGATAGTGGTCTGCTCCAAACCCAGCCAGCCGGGCAGTACCGACAGGTAGAACCAGCCCAGCACAGCGAACATCACGACCTGGAACACAGAGTTGATCGCCACCAGCACTGCGGCGGCCTCCCGGTCGCCGCAGGCGAGGTCGTTCCAGATGATTACCATCGCGATGCAGCGCGCCAGGCCGACGATGATCAGACCGGTGCGGTATTCGGGCAGGTCCGGCAACATCAGCCACGCCAGGGCGAACATGAGCGCCGGGCCGACGACCCAGTTCAGGACGAGTGATCCGATCAGCAGGCGTCGATCGCTGGTGACGGTGTCGAGGCGGTCGTAGCGTACCTTCGCCAGCACCGGGTACATCATGATCAGCAACCCGAGTGCGATCGGTAGCGAGATCCCGTCGACCTGGATCTTGTCGATAGCGGTGTTCAGGCCCGGAACAAGGCGGCCGAGAAGCAGCCCGGCAACCATCGACAACCCGATCCACACCGGAAGGAACCGATCGAGCGTCGACAACTTTCCGGCAACGCTGCGGCTGGACGTCTGGACGCTCACGCCGTGGCCTGCGCAGTCAGAGGCGCCACGATGGCGGCGACTGCGTCGAGGGCGGCCGGAACCACCCGGTAGTGCACCCACGATCCTCGGCGCTCGGACTCGAGGAGCCCGGCGGTTCGCAGGACTTTCAAGTGATGCGAGACCGTCGGCTGAGAGACATCGACCGCTGGCGAGATGTCGCACACGCACGCCTGGCCGCCGTCGTGACTGGCGATCAGACTGAATAGCTGCAACCGCACCGGATCGGCGAGTGCCTTGAACACCGCGGCCGCGTGTACCGACTGATCAGGTGTCAACGGCTCACGCACTAGCGGCGAGCACCGTACTGGTGAGGCCTCAATCTCCAGTGACTTAGACATGTATCAATATTGACGTATATCGATATCGTCCGCAACACGAAGGGCGCCACCCAGCTGGGCGGCGCCCCCCGATCGGGATCAACCCGGTGTCAACAGCATGAGGAGGCCGGTGTGCAGCACGCCGACGAGCCTTGCGAAGCTTGCGTCAGGCCCAGGTCGGAGCTTTCCGCGGTGAAGGCGGGGGCTTCGCCGAAGGTGTTCGAGTCGGCCAGGACGGTGTAGACCTCCCAGCGTTCGCCGTCGGGGGCGCCGACCCACACCTTATCCTGGGTGGCGAAGCAGCAGGTGGTGTTGATCTGCTCCTCGGTGAACAGTCCTTCGCTGGCGAGGCGGGCGATCTCGCCGTGCACGGTCTCGCTGGAGTCGACTTCAACGCCGAGGTGGTTGATGGTGCCGCCCTCGCCGCGATTCTCCAGCAGGACCAGCTTCAGTGCGGGTTCGGCGATCGCGAAGTTCGCGTACCCGGGCTTGACCTTCGCGGGGACGGTGTTGAACAGCTTGCTGTAGAACGCGATCGACGCTTGCAGATCGTCAACATTGAGAGCGAGTTGGACGCGAGACATGAGAACCTCCAAGGCTTTGATGAATGTCGAAGTTTCCGACCATCCCGTTGTATCCCACCCCTTTGATATATGTCAAAGGGGTGGTAGGTTGGGCCCTATGCCCAAGGCACTGCCAGTAATCGATGTCAGCGCTCCGATCTGCTGCGCCCCGTTGGCGGCTGGGCCGATGTCGACTGACACTGCCGTGGAACTCGCGCTGCGGCTCAAGGCTCTCGCCGACCCGATCCGCATCCAGATGATGTCGTTACTCATGGCCGATCCGACCCATGAGATGACCGCCACCGATCTCGCCTCTGCTGTCAGCGTTTCCGGCGGCACCGCGACGCATCACCTCAACCAACTTCGCAGCGCCGGACTGGTCGCGTCACAACGGCGTGGTGTAAACAATCTTTACCGCGCCGAACCTGCCAACCTCGAAGCGCTCCGCGGGGTTCTCGACACCTGCTGCTAGATAGTCGCCTCACGGGCCATTGTCATCGGATCCGGCGACCGGTGTACCGTGCCCAGGTTTTGGCCGAGCGTTCGGCATGGTGGAACGCGACCTGGTGGCTGTAACCCAGGGCGTCGGCGACCACTGGTGGCGGGCATTCGACGACGAGGTCGTCAAGAGCTCTGTTGCGTGCGCCGAGATTGCTGAGTCCGATCCGGCGTAGGCGATGCATGATCGTGTCGGGGTGCAGATGGTCGCCCGTGTGAGTTCCTGGGAACAGCCAGGGGTTGTCATTGTTGCTGGTGCGGAGGTTCGTTCTGCTGTGGACGAGTTCGCGTATCAGCGTGGCGAATGGCTCGGGAACGTCGACGGGGTGTTTGCCGAAGGTGATGGCCATCGGATCTTCGTCGACTATGTCGGTCATTCGGGTTCGCACGATGCTTTTGAGTGGCTGAGCGTAGAGCAGGATCAGGACGCCGGCGACTCGATAGGGAAGTGTCTCACTGCCGCCGGTGACCAATTCCCCGATCCACGCGATGCGCTGTTCCTGGGTGAGCGCGGGACACGTCTGTGCGTATCGGTGGTCAAGGGTGACCGTGGTGAGCCTGTCGCGCTTGCTGACTACCAGGAACGTCCGGATGGCGTGCCGAGTCGTTGGTCCGGCAGCGATCCATTGGTCGACGTCGTTTTGCGTGCAGGTCTGGATGGTGCGGCCGTGGGTCTCATGGAGCCAGCACAGGAACTTCACCGTTTCGGTGATCTCCTGTTTCGCTGATCGCACCGCTGGCTGAGTCTCGTGTCCTGCATCGGCTATCTCACGGATACGTCGTAGGTGGTGCCACGTCGCGAAATGCCGTGATGCTTGGGCGACGTCGACCGGTAGCCCGTCGATCTTGTCCTCGATCCATTGCTCGAACCGGGGGAGCCACGGGTCCCGCGGCGGGAGGAGCCCGTGGTGTTGCATGAGCGCCCGCAGGTGCTCGGTGGCCTTGCCTGGACGCTCGTCGAGACCTTCGTGCGTTGCAGGGATCGACCCGTCGCCAAGGCCCACAAGGAGAGCCTGTACTCGTGGTGAGCGTTTCCAGACGAGCGTCGATTCCGGGCGTTTCGCTGAGCAGAGGGCATTGACGAGGCCGATCAGTGTCGGATCTGTGGGTTTGCCGCCGAGGAGTTCGTAGAGGTCATCGCGGACCGCGCAACGGGCACAGATATTGCGGCGGTGGTGGCCGTTCTCTTCTCCGCACCGCTGGCAGTGAAAGTCGTCAGTGATTCCCGCGCACGGCGCGCACAACGGGACTCCTGATGATGTCGTGGGGCCGGGGAGCAGCCGTTCGACGCCGCAAGAGGGGCACACTCCGTGGATGTGGATTGCGGTGAACCAGCAGGTGAAACACACGCGCCCTTCAGGCCAGTGCTTGGATGCGGGTGGTGGACCGTCCACATCGGTCACAGACCCACCATCCATCAGCCAGGCGCGGTCGGCCGCGGGTCGGTGTGTGCGGTTTCAATCCGTCCGGTCGCATCGCATTCACCTCATGCTGACGCTATTCATCGAGGATGTTGGCGCGCCGCGGGCGCGTCGTGCGGTCGAGTGGCACGACGTTCGGGCCGCTCCCGTCCACGGCGGTGATCCGTGGCATCCCGCCCGCGTTCTCGTCGTATTCTCGCTGGTCCAGCGGGTGTAGCGTTGACACTGAGGTGCCGGTGGGTGAGTCGCACCGATGATTCATCTGGTGCAATACGCAGAGCTTTAGTTTACATAATGTATATTATCGGCTCGATAGCGCATGGTCACAGCGCGCGGGCGCGAAGCGTGTCACCGGAATGGGCCGGCTGCACGCGGCGAGCTGTACGCACGGCCACGCGGTCCGAGGCATGGTTGTCTGACAGCGCTTGTCCGGTGGCGGTCGTCGGGGTCGGCGGCTTGGCCGATTGGTCGCGAGGCCGGATCGGTGTCTCTGTTGTGTGCGCTGACCGGACGGACTGCGATGTCGGGATGCTGCGGCGGTCGGGACGCCGGTGTGGGGTTCGGGCACAACCCGATGGATGGCACCTTGAGGCGCCTGCGGCAGCCGGACACAAGGCGTCGATCCCCGGCCACTGGTGGTCGGCACCGAAATCCGCCGAGGCTCGGCGGCGGCGGAGAACTGTCACTGTGACGTTTATCGGTGGGGTGGCCGCGGACGGCAGGGTGGATGGGAACTCATACCACACCCTAAAGTATGGATAATCTGAAATATCCATGAAAAGGGGAACGGCGCCGAAGTTACCGTCTGGACGCGGCGCCGTTCCCTGAGTCTGCTGCCGGCCGCTACAGCCCGGACGGCACGACCTTGTCGTTGACGGTCACCTCGACCTCGCCGGTCTTGGTATTGAACGTGACCTTGCCGTGCTCGAAGGTCGACATCTTCAGATTTCCCTCGGTCTTTTCGTCGCTGGTCGCGGTACCCAACGGTCCGGCCGATCCATTGGTTCCGGTGACCTCGGGTGTGCCGTCGGCGGCTCGCGGAACATTCCAGGCGTCACGGATCTTGCCCCACGTGATGAACGCGGGTGTCCCGGGATTCCCGTTCTTGGCGGTGATCGCGCCGCCGCTGAACTGTTGATACACGACGCCGCTGTCACGGGTGCCCGCGTTGCGGGAACCGTCGAGCGGCCTGCCGAGAGCGCGCTTCTCTGCGGCCGTCGCGGCCAGGTACCGGACCGCGATCGGACCGGTCAATGTCACGTCACTGCCCTGCTCCCCCGTGATCGTCACCGTGTCGGAGGTCGCATCGGACAATTGTTCGCTCGATGTCCGCGCCGACGAGGTCTGATCGGCGGAACCACCCCCCGTGGTTTCAGAGACCGCCACCGATGTGGCGGAGGCAGACGTGTCGTCGCCGTCGTCGCCGCAGGCGGCCGCGATCAGGATGACTGCGGCCAGGCAGGCAACGGCCGCCATGCGGCGATGAGCGAGCTTGGTCATAAGGGTCCTCTCGGCTGTGGGCGTCGTGACGTTATCGTTGGTCGGCGGTCACCGAACCGC contains:
- a CDS encoding ArsI/CadI family heavy metal resistance metalloenzyme, which gives rise to MSRVQLALNVDDLQASIAFYSKLFNTVPAKVKPGYANFAIAEPALKLVLLENRGEGGTINHLGVEVDSSETVHGEIARLASEGLFTEEQINTTCCFATQDKVWVGAPDGERWEVYTVLADSNTFGEAPAFTAESSDLGLTQASQGSSACCTPASSCC
- a CDS encoding arsenate-mycothiol transferase ArsC, producing MTPSVLFVCVKNGGKSVMAEGLLRQAAGDAIEVHSAGTRPGTSVNPLSAQALAEVGVDITGHSPVGIDPILLARVDKVITLGREAVVNVPGVTVINWDTDEPSERDIDGIDRMRLVRDDITTRAHKLAAELLHKRSSK
- a CDS encoding Rv2640c family ArsR-like transcriptional regulator yields the protein MPKALPVIDVSAPICCAPLAAGPMSTDTAVELALRLKALADPIRIQMMSLLMADPTHEMTATDLASAVSVSGGTATHHLNQLRSAGLVASQRRGVNNLYRAEPANLEALRGVLDTCC
- a CDS encoding LGFP repeat-containing protein codes for the protein MTKLAHRRMAAVACLAAVILIAAACGDDGDDTSASATSVAVSETTGGGSADQTSSARTSSEQLSDATSDTVTITGEQGSDVTLTGPIAVRYLAATAAEKRALGRPLDGSRNAGTRDSGVVYQQFSGGAITAKNGNPGTPAFITWGKIRDAWNVPRAADGTPEVTGTNGSAGPLGTATSDEKTEGNLKMSTFEHGKVTFNTKTGEVEVTVNDKVVPSGL
- a CDS encoding radical SAM family protein gives rise to the protein MLTLFIEDVGAPRARRAVEWHDVRAAPVHGGDPWHPARVLVVFSLVQRV
- a CDS encoding ArsR/SmtB family transcription factor, translating into MSKSLEIEASPVRCSPLVREPLTPDQSVHAAAVFKALADPVRLQLFSLIASHDGGQACVCDISPAVDVSQPTVSHHLKVLRTAGLLESERRGSWVHYRVVPAALDAVAAIVAPLTAQATA
- the arsB gene encoding ACR3 family arsenite efflux transporter produces the protein MSVQTSSRSVAGKLSTLDRFLPVWIGLSMVAGLLLGRLVPGLNTAIDKIQVDGISLPIALGLLIMMYPVLAKVRYDRLDTVTSDRRLLIGSLVLNWVVGPALMFALAWLMLPDLPEYRTGLIIVGLARCIAMVIIWNDLACGDREAAAVLVAINSVFQVVMFAVLGWFYLSVLPGWLGLEQTTIDASPWQIAKSVLIFLGIPLLLGYLSRRIGERRRGRGWYEETFLPRVGPWALYGLLFTIVLLFSLQGDQITSRPGGVARIALPLLAYFAIMWGGGYLLGMILHLGYERTTTLAFTAAGNNFELAIAVAIGTYGATSGQALAGVVGPLIEVPVLVALVYVSLALRDRLTPNASRPTERNLP